A genomic segment from Daphnia pulex isolate KAP4 chromosome 5, ASM2113471v1 encodes:
- the LOC124193445 gene encoding NAD kinase-like isoform X6, whose amino-acid sequence MDCHKKAISPSNVDQVDNVSLEFSNGLRLGDEEGACLHDATHQCRCKDDKRTRSLNAPSPIQQFGPCGRIMKNSAMVMTIQDPASQRLTWYKPPLTVLVIKKVRDATVLSPFVQLVKWLITEKRMVVFVEHSVLDDPLLSNQPGFNMTRDKLMPFREGKDDLTDKIDFIVCLGGDGTLLYASSLFQQSVPPVMAFHLGSLGFLTPFEFVNFEEQMINVLEGNAALTLRSRLRCIILRKDEATGKPTKAPTSLLVLNEVVIDRGPSPYLSNIDLYLDGKHITSVQGDGLIVSTPTGSTAYAVAAGASMIHPSVPAIMVTPICPHSLSFRPIVVPAGVELKVTLHPDARNTAWVSFDGRHHQELNVGDSLRVTTSIYPVPSICAQDQITDWFDSLAECLHWNVRKKQRHLDELSDLTRSHSSSNDTLDSLDRPDALDS is encoded by the exons ATGGACTGTCATAAAAAAGCAATCTCTCCCAGTAATGTGGATCAGGTGGACAATGTGTCACTTGAGTTTTCCAACGGTCTCAGACTTGGTGATGAGGAAGGTGCCTGTCTGCACGATGCCACTCACCAGTGCAGGTGCAAAGATGACAA GAGGACGCGATCGCTGAACGCACCCAGTCCCATCCAGCAGTTCGGACCCTGCGGCAGGATCATGAAGAATTCCGCCATGGTCAT GACGATTCAAGATCCAGCCAGTCAGCGCTTAACTTGGTACAAGCCTCCGTTGACTGTGTTGGTCATCAAAAAAGTTCGCGACGCCACCGTTTTGTCTCCGTTCGTGCAACTAGTCAAATGGCTGATTACG gAGAAACGGATGGTGGTGTTTGTGGAGCACTCGGTGCTGGACGACCCGCTGCTCAGCAACCAACCGGGTTTCAACATGACGCGTGACAAGCTCATGCCGTTCCGCGAGGGCAAGGATGATCTCACCGACAAAATCGACTTTATCGTCTGTCTGGGAGGCGATGGCACTCTGCTCTACGCTAGCTCTCTATTCCAG CAATCGGTGCCTCCGGTGATGGCCTTCCACCTGGGAAGTTTGGGCTTCCTGACGCCCTTCGAATTCGTCAATTTTGAGGAACAGATGATTAACGTACTAGaag GTAATGCGGCGTTGACGCTGCGGAGCCGATTGCGCTGCATCATTCTGCGCAAAGATGAGGCGACGGGCAAACCCACCAAAGCGCCTACCAGTCTCCTCGTTCTCAACGAGGTGGTCATTGACCGTGGGCCGTCTCCTTACCTATCCAACATCGACCTCTACCTCGACGGCAAACACATCACCTCCGTCCAGGGAGATG GTTTGATTGTGTCGACCCCGACGGGCTCGACTGCCTACGCCGTGGCGGCCGGAGCCTCCATGATCCACCCGAGCGTGCCAGCCATTATGGTGACGCCCATTTGCCCGCATTCGCTCTCCTTCCGACCCATCGTCGTCCCGGCTGGTGTTGAACTCAAG GTGACGCTCCACCCCGATGCTCGCAACACGGCCTGGGTCTCATTCGACGGGAGACATCACCAAGAGTTGAATGTCGGAGATAG TCTGAGGGTTACGACATCCATCTACCCGGTGCCGTCCATTTGCGCCCAGGACCAAATCACCGACTGGTTCGATTCGCTGGCTGAGTGCCTGCACTGGAACGTCCGCAAGAAGCAACGACACCTGGACGAACTTTCCGATCTGACTC GTTCTCACTCGTCGTCCAACGATACCCTCGACTCGTTGGATCGACCAGACGCGCTCGACAGTTAG
- the LOC124193445 gene encoding NAD kinase-like isoform X3 has translation MMEGDLKLAQALARISTNNSRSNSPARTGSPNPGADGGGTAATDDAMKTHASMVLEKIQGFRRTRSLNAPSPIQQFGPCGRIMKNSAMVMTIQDPASQRLTWYKPPLTVLVIKKVRDATVLSPFVQLVKWLITEKRMVVFVEHSVLDDPLLSNQPGFNMTRDKLMPFREGKDDLTDKIDFIVCLGGDGTLLYASSLFQQSVPPVMAFHLGSLGFLTPFEFVNFEEQMINVLEGNAALTLRSRLRCIILRKDEATGKPTKAPTSLLVLNEVVIDRGPSPYLSNIDLYLDGKHITSVQGDGLIVSTPTGSTAYAVAAGASMIHPSVPAIMVTPICPHSLSFRPIVVPAGVELKISVSPESRNTAWVSFDGRSRQELKHGDSLRVTTSIYPVPSICAQDQITDWFDSLAECLHWNVRKKQRHLDELSDLTRSHSSSNDTLDSLDRPDALDS, from the exons ATGATGGAAGGAGATTTGAAACTGGCCCAGGCCCTGGCCCGAATCAGTACCAACAATTCGAGGAGTAACAGTCCGGCCCGAACTGGCAGTCCCAACCCGGGAGCGGACGGCGGCGGGACGGCGGCGACCGACGACGCCATGAAAACGCATGCGTCCATGGTCCTGGAAAAGATCCAAGGCTTCAG GAGGACGCGATCGCTGAACGCACCCAGTCCCATCCAGCAGTTCGGACCCTGCGGCAGGATCATGAAGAATTCCGCCATGGTCAT GACGATTCAAGATCCAGCCAGTCAGCGCTTAACTTGGTACAAGCCTCCGTTGACTGTGTTGGTCATCAAAAAAGTTCGCGACGCCACCGTTTTGTCTCCGTTCGTGCAACTAGTCAAATGGCTGATTACG gAGAAACGGATGGTGGTGTTTGTGGAGCACTCGGTGCTGGACGACCCGCTGCTCAGCAACCAACCGGGTTTCAACATGACGCGTGACAAGCTCATGCCGTTCCGCGAGGGCAAGGATGATCTCACCGACAAAATCGACTTTATCGTCTGTCTGGGAGGCGATGGCACTCTGCTCTACGCTAGCTCTCTATTCCAG CAATCGGTGCCTCCGGTGATGGCCTTCCACCTGGGAAGTTTGGGCTTCCTGACGCCCTTCGAATTCGTCAATTTTGAGGAACAGATGATTAACGTACTAGaag GTAATGCGGCGTTGACGCTGCGGAGCCGATTGCGCTGCATCATTCTGCGCAAAGATGAGGCGACGGGCAAACCCACCAAAGCGCCTACCAGTCTCCTCGTTCTCAACGAGGTGGTCATTGACCGTGGGCCGTCTCCTTACCTATCCAACATCGACCTCTACCTCGACGGCAAACACATCACCTCCGTCCAGGGAGATG GTTTGATTGTGTCGACCCCGACGGGCTCGACTGCCTACGCCGTGGCGGCCGGAGCCTCCATGATCCACCCGAGCGTGCCAGCCATTATGGTGACGCCCATTTGCCCGCATTCGCTCTCCTTCCGACCCATCGTCGTCCCGGCTGGTGTTGAACTCAAG ATATCGGTATCTCCGGAGAGTCGCAACACGGCCTGGGTCTCCTTCGACGGACGCAGCCGCCAAGAGCTCAAGCACGGTGATAG TCTGAGGGTTACGACATCCATCTACCCGGTGCCGTCCATTTGCGCCCAGGACCAAATCACCGACTGGTTCGATTCGCTGGCTGAGTGCCTGCACTGGAACGTCCGCAAGAAGCAACGACACCTGGACGAACTTTCCGATCTGACTC GTTCTCACTCGTCGTCCAACGATACCCTCGACTCGTTGGATCGACCAGACGCGCTCGACAGTTAG
- the LOC124193445 gene encoding NAD kinase-like isoform X4, whose product MMEGDLKLAQALARISTNNSRSNSPARTGSPNPGADGGGTAATDDAMKTHASMVLEKIQGFRRTRSLNAPSPIQQFGPCGRIMKNSAMVMTIQDPASQRLTWYKPPLTVLVIKKVRDATVLSPFVQLVKWLITEKRMVVFVEHSVLDDPLLSNQPGFNMTRDKLMPFREGKDDLTDKIDFIVCLGGDGTLLYASSLFQQSVPPVMAFHLGSLGFLTPFEFVNFEEQMINVLEGNAALTLRSRLRCIILRKDEATGKPTKAPTSLLVLNEVVIDRGPSPYLSNIDLYLDGKHITSVQGDGLIVSTPTGSTAYAVAAGASMIHPSVPAIMVTPICPHSLSFRPIVVPAGVELKVTLHPDARNTAWVSFDGRHHQELNVGDSLRVTTSIYPVPSICAQDQITDWFDSLAECLHWNVRKKQRHLDELSDLTRSHSSSNDTLDSLDRPDALDS is encoded by the exons ATGATGGAAGGAGATTTGAAACTGGCCCAGGCCCTGGCCCGAATCAGTACCAACAATTCGAGGAGTAACAGTCCGGCCCGAACTGGCAGTCCCAACCCGGGAGCGGACGGCGGCGGGACGGCGGCGACCGACGACGCCATGAAAACGCATGCGTCCATGGTCCTGGAAAAGATCCAAGGCTTCAG GAGGACGCGATCGCTGAACGCACCCAGTCCCATCCAGCAGTTCGGACCCTGCGGCAGGATCATGAAGAATTCCGCCATGGTCAT GACGATTCAAGATCCAGCCAGTCAGCGCTTAACTTGGTACAAGCCTCCGTTGACTGTGTTGGTCATCAAAAAAGTTCGCGACGCCACCGTTTTGTCTCCGTTCGTGCAACTAGTCAAATGGCTGATTACG gAGAAACGGATGGTGGTGTTTGTGGAGCACTCGGTGCTGGACGACCCGCTGCTCAGCAACCAACCGGGTTTCAACATGACGCGTGACAAGCTCATGCCGTTCCGCGAGGGCAAGGATGATCTCACCGACAAAATCGACTTTATCGTCTGTCTGGGAGGCGATGGCACTCTGCTCTACGCTAGCTCTCTATTCCAG CAATCGGTGCCTCCGGTGATGGCCTTCCACCTGGGAAGTTTGGGCTTCCTGACGCCCTTCGAATTCGTCAATTTTGAGGAACAGATGATTAACGTACTAGaag GTAATGCGGCGTTGACGCTGCGGAGCCGATTGCGCTGCATCATTCTGCGCAAAGATGAGGCGACGGGCAAACCCACCAAAGCGCCTACCAGTCTCCTCGTTCTCAACGAGGTGGTCATTGACCGTGGGCCGTCTCCTTACCTATCCAACATCGACCTCTACCTCGACGGCAAACACATCACCTCCGTCCAGGGAGATG GTTTGATTGTGTCGACCCCGACGGGCTCGACTGCCTACGCCGTGGCGGCCGGAGCCTCCATGATCCACCCGAGCGTGCCAGCCATTATGGTGACGCCCATTTGCCCGCATTCGCTCTCCTTCCGACCCATCGTCGTCCCGGCTGGTGTTGAACTCAAG GTGACGCTCCACCCCGATGCTCGCAACACGGCCTGGGTCTCATTCGACGGGAGACATCACCAAGAGTTGAATGTCGGAGATAG TCTGAGGGTTACGACATCCATCTACCCGGTGCCGTCCATTTGCGCCCAGGACCAAATCACCGACTGGTTCGATTCGCTGGCTGAGTGCCTGCACTGGAACGTCCGCAAGAAGCAACGACACCTGGACGAACTTTCCGATCTGACTC GTTCTCACTCGTCGTCCAACGATACCCTCGACTCGTTGGATCGACCAGACGCGCTCGACAGTTAG
- the LOC124193445 gene encoding NAD kinase-like isoform X11, whose protein sequence is MKIETSPNQRITWTIQDPASQRLTWYKPPLTVLVIKKVRDATVLSPFVQLVKWLITEKRMVVFVEHSVLDDPLLSNQPGFNMTRDKLMPFREGKDDLTDKIDFIVCLGGDGTLLYASSLFQQSVPPVMAFHLGSLGFLTPFEFVNFEEQMINVLEGNAALTLRSRLRCIILRKDEATGKPTKAPTSLLVLNEVVIDRGPSPYLSNIDLYLDGKHITSVQGDGLIVSTPTGSTAYAVAAGASMIHPSVPAIMVTPICPHSLSFRPIVVPAGVELKVTLHPDARNTAWVSFDGRHHQELNVGDSLRVTTSIYPVPSICAQDQITDWFDSLAECLHWNVRKKQRHLDELSDLTRSHSSSNDTLDSLDRPDALDS, encoded by the exons ATGAAGATCGAGACAAGTCCCAATCAGAGAATTACCTG GACGATTCAAGATCCAGCCAGTCAGCGCTTAACTTGGTACAAGCCTCCGTTGACTGTGTTGGTCATCAAAAAAGTTCGCGACGCCACCGTTTTGTCTCCGTTCGTGCAACTAGTCAAATGGCTGATTACG gAGAAACGGATGGTGGTGTTTGTGGAGCACTCGGTGCTGGACGACCCGCTGCTCAGCAACCAACCGGGTTTCAACATGACGCGTGACAAGCTCATGCCGTTCCGCGAGGGCAAGGATGATCTCACCGACAAAATCGACTTTATCGTCTGTCTGGGAGGCGATGGCACTCTGCTCTACGCTAGCTCTCTATTCCAG CAATCGGTGCCTCCGGTGATGGCCTTCCACCTGGGAAGTTTGGGCTTCCTGACGCCCTTCGAATTCGTCAATTTTGAGGAACAGATGATTAACGTACTAGaag GTAATGCGGCGTTGACGCTGCGGAGCCGATTGCGCTGCATCATTCTGCGCAAAGATGAGGCGACGGGCAAACCCACCAAAGCGCCTACCAGTCTCCTCGTTCTCAACGAGGTGGTCATTGACCGTGGGCCGTCTCCTTACCTATCCAACATCGACCTCTACCTCGACGGCAAACACATCACCTCCGTCCAGGGAGATG GTTTGATTGTGTCGACCCCGACGGGCTCGACTGCCTACGCCGTGGCGGCCGGAGCCTCCATGATCCACCCGAGCGTGCCAGCCATTATGGTGACGCCCATTTGCCCGCATTCGCTCTCCTTCCGACCCATCGTCGTCCCGGCTGGTGTTGAACTCAAG GTGACGCTCCACCCCGATGCTCGCAACACGGCCTGGGTCTCATTCGACGGGAGACATCACCAAGAGTTGAATGTCGGAGATAG TCTGAGGGTTACGACATCCATCTACCCGGTGCCGTCCATTTGCGCCCAGGACCAAATCACCGACTGGTTCGATTCGCTGGCTGAGTGCCTGCACTGGAACGTCCGCAAGAAGCAACGACACCTGGACGAACTTTCCGATCTGACTC GTTCTCACTCGTCGTCCAACGATACCCTCGACTCGTTGGATCGACCAGACGCGCTCGACAGTTAG
- the LOC124193445 gene encoding NAD kinase-like isoform X10 has protein sequence MKIETSPNQRITWTIQDPASQRLTWYKPPLTVLVIKKVRDATVLSPFVQLVKWLITEKRMVVFVEHSVLDDPLLSNQPGFNMTRDKLMPFREGKDDLTDKIDFIVCLGGDGTLLYASSLFQQSVPPVMAFHLGSLGFLTPFEFVNFEEQMINVLEGNAALTLRSRLRCIILRKDEATGKPTKAPTSLLVLNEVVIDRGPSPYLSNIDLYLDGKHITSVQGDGLIVSTPTGSTAYAVAAGASMIHPSVPAIMVTPICPHSLSFRPIVVPAGVELKISVSPESRNTAWVSFDGRSRQELKHGDSLRVTTSIYPVPSICAQDQITDWFDSLAECLHWNVRKKQRHLDELSDLTRSHSSSNDTLDSLDRPDALDS, from the exons ATGAAGATCGAGACAAGTCCCAATCAGAGAATTACCTG GACGATTCAAGATCCAGCCAGTCAGCGCTTAACTTGGTACAAGCCTCCGTTGACTGTGTTGGTCATCAAAAAAGTTCGCGACGCCACCGTTTTGTCTCCGTTCGTGCAACTAGTCAAATGGCTGATTACG gAGAAACGGATGGTGGTGTTTGTGGAGCACTCGGTGCTGGACGACCCGCTGCTCAGCAACCAACCGGGTTTCAACATGACGCGTGACAAGCTCATGCCGTTCCGCGAGGGCAAGGATGATCTCACCGACAAAATCGACTTTATCGTCTGTCTGGGAGGCGATGGCACTCTGCTCTACGCTAGCTCTCTATTCCAG CAATCGGTGCCTCCGGTGATGGCCTTCCACCTGGGAAGTTTGGGCTTCCTGACGCCCTTCGAATTCGTCAATTTTGAGGAACAGATGATTAACGTACTAGaag GTAATGCGGCGTTGACGCTGCGGAGCCGATTGCGCTGCATCATTCTGCGCAAAGATGAGGCGACGGGCAAACCCACCAAAGCGCCTACCAGTCTCCTCGTTCTCAACGAGGTGGTCATTGACCGTGGGCCGTCTCCTTACCTATCCAACATCGACCTCTACCTCGACGGCAAACACATCACCTCCGTCCAGGGAGATG GTTTGATTGTGTCGACCCCGACGGGCTCGACTGCCTACGCCGTGGCGGCCGGAGCCTCCATGATCCACCCGAGCGTGCCAGCCATTATGGTGACGCCCATTTGCCCGCATTCGCTCTCCTTCCGACCCATCGTCGTCCCGGCTGGTGTTGAACTCAAG ATATCGGTATCTCCGGAGAGTCGCAACACGGCCTGGGTCTCCTTCGACGGACGCAGCCGCCAAGAGCTCAAGCACGGTGATAG TCTGAGGGTTACGACATCCATCTACCCGGTGCCGTCCATTTGCGCCCAGGACCAAATCACCGACTGGTTCGATTCGCTGGCTGAGTGCCTGCACTGGAACGTCCGCAAGAAGCAACGACACCTGGACGAACTTTCCGATCTGACTC GTTCTCACTCGTCGTCCAACGATACCCTCGACTCGTTGGATCGACCAGACGCGCTCGACAGTTAG
- the LOC124193445 gene encoding NAD kinase-like isoform X2 — MMVRCDSNSSESVTHQTHADGGHFAGGWKSSASSAILNNQVTSPGVTHSMMITDAIPTTTTGIWPLDLEGHTRNIRPDSEQFSRSRSGTWPRTRSLNAPSPIQQFGPCGRIMKNSAMVMTIQDPASQRLTWYKPPLTVLVIKKVRDATVLSPFVQLVKWLITEKRMVVFVEHSVLDDPLLSNQPGFNMTRDKLMPFREGKDDLTDKIDFIVCLGGDGTLLYASSLFQQSVPPVMAFHLGSLGFLTPFEFVNFEEQMINVLEGNAALTLRSRLRCIILRKDEATGKPTKAPTSLLVLNEVVIDRGPSPYLSNIDLYLDGKHITSVQGDGLIVSTPTGSTAYAVAAGASMIHPSVPAIMVTPICPHSLSFRPIVVPAGVELKVTLHPDARNTAWVSFDGRHHQELNVGDSLRVTTSIYPVPSICAQDQITDWFDSLAECLHWNVRKKQRHLDELSDLTRSHSSSNDTLDSLDRPDALDS; from the exons ATGATGGTGAGGTGCGACTCTAATTCGTCCGAATCTGTCACGCATCAGACTCACGCTGACGGCGGTCACTTTGCTGGCGGCTGGAAATCATCGGCTTCGTCTgctattttaaataatcaagtGACGTCTCCCGGCGTCACACATTCGATGATGATCACCGATGCAATCCCCACGACGACGACTGGAATTTGGCCGCTGGACTTGGAAGGTCATACCCGTAACATTCGACCAGACTCTGAGCAATTCTCCCGCTCAAGATCGGGAACTTGGCC GAGGACGCGATCGCTGAACGCACCCAGTCCCATCCAGCAGTTCGGACCCTGCGGCAGGATCATGAAGAATTCCGCCATGGTCAT GACGATTCAAGATCCAGCCAGTCAGCGCTTAACTTGGTACAAGCCTCCGTTGACTGTGTTGGTCATCAAAAAAGTTCGCGACGCCACCGTTTTGTCTCCGTTCGTGCAACTAGTCAAATGGCTGATTACG gAGAAACGGATGGTGGTGTTTGTGGAGCACTCGGTGCTGGACGACCCGCTGCTCAGCAACCAACCGGGTTTCAACATGACGCGTGACAAGCTCATGCCGTTCCGCGAGGGCAAGGATGATCTCACCGACAAAATCGACTTTATCGTCTGTCTGGGAGGCGATGGCACTCTGCTCTACGCTAGCTCTCTATTCCAG CAATCGGTGCCTCCGGTGATGGCCTTCCACCTGGGAAGTTTGGGCTTCCTGACGCCCTTCGAATTCGTCAATTTTGAGGAACAGATGATTAACGTACTAGaag GTAATGCGGCGTTGACGCTGCGGAGCCGATTGCGCTGCATCATTCTGCGCAAAGATGAGGCGACGGGCAAACCCACCAAAGCGCCTACCAGTCTCCTCGTTCTCAACGAGGTGGTCATTGACCGTGGGCCGTCTCCTTACCTATCCAACATCGACCTCTACCTCGACGGCAAACACATCACCTCCGTCCAGGGAGATG GTTTGATTGTGTCGACCCCGACGGGCTCGACTGCCTACGCCGTGGCGGCCGGAGCCTCCATGATCCACCCGAGCGTGCCAGCCATTATGGTGACGCCCATTTGCCCGCATTCGCTCTCCTTCCGACCCATCGTCGTCCCGGCTGGTGTTGAACTCAAG GTGACGCTCCACCCCGATGCTCGCAACACGGCCTGGGTCTCATTCGACGGGAGACATCACCAAGAGTTGAATGTCGGAGATAG TCTGAGGGTTACGACATCCATCTACCCGGTGCCGTCCATTTGCGCCCAGGACCAAATCACCGACTGGTTCGATTCGCTGGCTGAGTGCCTGCACTGGAACGTCCGCAAGAAGCAACGACACCTGGACGAACTTTCCGATCTGACTC GTTCTCACTCGTCGTCCAACGATACCCTCGACTCGTTGGATCGACCAGACGCGCTCGACAGTTAG
- the LOC124193445 gene encoding NAD kinase-like isoform X7 — MEAVRKVQPQDLLSGCHNICDCVVEALQRKEQRTIQSCELQARRTRSLNAPSPIQQFGPCGRIMKNSAMVMTIQDPASQRLTWYKPPLTVLVIKKVRDATVLSPFVQLVKWLITEKRMVVFVEHSVLDDPLLSNQPGFNMTRDKLMPFREGKDDLTDKIDFIVCLGGDGTLLYASSLFQQSVPPVMAFHLGSLGFLTPFEFVNFEEQMINVLEGNAALTLRSRLRCIILRKDEATGKPTKAPTSLLVLNEVVIDRGPSPYLSNIDLYLDGKHITSVQGDGLIVSTPTGSTAYAVAAGASMIHPSVPAIMVTPICPHSLSFRPIVVPAGVELKISVSPESRNTAWVSFDGRSRQELKHGDSLRVTTSIYPVPSICAQDQITDWFDSLAECLHWNVRKKQRHLDELSDLTRSHSSSNDTLDSLDRPDALDS, encoded by the exons ATGGAAGCTGTCAGGAAGGTTCAGCCTCAAGATTTATTGTCGGGTTGCCACAACATTTGCGATTGCGTAGTCGAGGCTCTACAGAGGAAAGAACAGCGGACGATCCAATCATGCGAGTTGCAAGCGCG GAGGACGCGATCGCTGAACGCACCCAGTCCCATCCAGCAGTTCGGACCCTGCGGCAGGATCATGAAGAATTCCGCCATGGTCAT GACGATTCAAGATCCAGCCAGTCAGCGCTTAACTTGGTACAAGCCTCCGTTGACTGTGTTGGTCATCAAAAAAGTTCGCGACGCCACCGTTTTGTCTCCGTTCGTGCAACTAGTCAAATGGCTGATTACG gAGAAACGGATGGTGGTGTTTGTGGAGCACTCGGTGCTGGACGACCCGCTGCTCAGCAACCAACCGGGTTTCAACATGACGCGTGACAAGCTCATGCCGTTCCGCGAGGGCAAGGATGATCTCACCGACAAAATCGACTTTATCGTCTGTCTGGGAGGCGATGGCACTCTGCTCTACGCTAGCTCTCTATTCCAG CAATCGGTGCCTCCGGTGATGGCCTTCCACCTGGGAAGTTTGGGCTTCCTGACGCCCTTCGAATTCGTCAATTTTGAGGAACAGATGATTAACGTACTAGaag GTAATGCGGCGTTGACGCTGCGGAGCCGATTGCGCTGCATCATTCTGCGCAAAGATGAGGCGACGGGCAAACCCACCAAAGCGCCTACCAGTCTCCTCGTTCTCAACGAGGTGGTCATTGACCGTGGGCCGTCTCCTTACCTATCCAACATCGACCTCTACCTCGACGGCAAACACATCACCTCCGTCCAGGGAGATG GTTTGATTGTGTCGACCCCGACGGGCTCGACTGCCTACGCCGTGGCGGCCGGAGCCTCCATGATCCACCCGAGCGTGCCAGCCATTATGGTGACGCCCATTTGCCCGCATTCGCTCTCCTTCCGACCCATCGTCGTCCCGGCTGGTGTTGAACTCAAG ATATCGGTATCTCCGGAGAGTCGCAACACGGCCTGGGTCTCCTTCGACGGACGCAGCCGCCAAGAGCTCAAGCACGGTGATAG TCTGAGGGTTACGACATCCATCTACCCGGTGCCGTCCATTTGCGCCCAGGACCAAATCACCGACTGGTTCGATTCGCTGGCTGAGTGCCTGCACTGGAACGTCCGCAAGAAGCAACGACACCTGGACGAACTTTCCGATCTGACTC GTTCTCACTCGTCGTCCAACGATACCCTCGACTCGTTGGATCGACCAGACGCGCTCGACAGTTAG
- the LOC124193445 gene encoding NAD kinase-like isoform X1 yields the protein MMVRCDSNSSESVTHQTHADGGHFAGGWKSSASSAILNNQVTSPGVTHSMMITDAIPTTTTGIWPLDLEGHTRNIRPDSEQFSRSRSGTWPRTRSLNAPSPIQQFGPCGRIMKNSAMVMTIQDPASQRLTWYKPPLTVLVIKKVRDATVLSPFVQLVKWLITEKRMVVFVEHSVLDDPLLSNQPGFNMTRDKLMPFREGKDDLTDKIDFIVCLGGDGTLLYASSLFQQSVPPVMAFHLGSLGFLTPFEFVNFEEQMINVLEGNAALTLRSRLRCIILRKDEATGKPTKAPTSLLVLNEVVIDRGPSPYLSNIDLYLDGKHITSVQGDGLIVSTPTGSTAYAVAAGASMIHPSVPAIMVTPICPHSLSFRPIVVPAGVELKISVSPESRNTAWVSFDGRSRQELKHGDSLRVTTSIYPVPSICAQDQITDWFDSLAECLHWNVRKKQRHLDELSDLTRSHSSSNDTLDSLDRPDALDS from the exons ATGATGGTGAGGTGCGACTCTAATTCGTCCGAATCTGTCACGCATCAGACTCACGCTGACGGCGGTCACTTTGCTGGCGGCTGGAAATCATCGGCTTCGTCTgctattttaaataatcaagtGACGTCTCCCGGCGTCACACATTCGATGATGATCACCGATGCAATCCCCACGACGACGACTGGAATTTGGCCGCTGGACTTGGAAGGTCATACCCGTAACATTCGACCAGACTCTGAGCAATTCTCCCGCTCAAGATCGGGAACTTGGCC GAGGACGCGATCGCTGAACGCACCCAGTCCCATCCAGCAGTTCGGACCCTGCGGCAGGATCATGAAGAATTCCGCCATGGTCAT GACGATTCAAGATCCAGCCAGTCAGCGCTTAACTTGGTACAAGCCTCCGTTGACTGTGTTGGTCATCAAAAAAGTTCGCGACGCCACCGTTTTGTCTCCGTTCGTGCAACTAGTCAAATGGCTGATTACG gAGAAACGGATGGTGGTGTTTGTGGAGCACTCGGTGCTGGACGACCCGCTGCTCAGCAACCAACCGGGTTTCAACATGACGCGTGACAAGCTCATGCCGTTCCGCGAGGGCAAGGATGATCTCACCGACAAAATCGACTTTATCGTCTGTCTGGGAGGCGATGGCACTCTGCTCTACGCTAGCTCTCTATTCCAG CAATCGGTGCCTCCGGTGATGGCCTTCCACCTGGGAAGTTTGGGCTTCCTGACGCCCTTCGAATTCGTCAATTTTGAGGAACAGATGATTAACGTACTAGaag GTAATGCGGCGTTGACGCTGCGGAGCCGATTGCGCTGCATCATTCTGCGCAAAGATGAGGCGACGGGCAAACCCACCAAAGCGCCTACCAGTCTCCTCGTTCTCAACGAGGTGGTCATTGACCGTGGGCCGTCTCCTTACCTATCCAACATCGACCTCTACCTCGACGGCAAACACATCACCTCCGTCCAGGGAGATG GTTTGATTGTGTCGACCCCGACGGGCTCGACTGCCTACGCCGTGGCGGCCGGAGCCTCCATGATCCACCCGAGCGTGCCAGCCATTATGGTGACGCCCATTTGCCCGCATTCGCTCTCCTTCCGACCCATCGTCGTCCCGGCTGGTGTTGAACTCAAG ATATCGGTATCTCCGGAGAGTCGCAACACGGCCTGGGTCTCCTTCGACGGACGCAGCCGCCAAGAGCTCAAGCACGGTGATAG TCTGAGGGTTACGACATCCATCTACCCGGTGCCGTCCATTTGCGCCCAGGACCAAATCACCGACTGGTTCGATTCGCTGGCTGAGTGCCTGCACTGGAACGTCCGCAAGAAGCAACGACACCTGGACGAACTTTCCGATCTGACTC GTTCTCACTCGTCGTCCAACGATACCCTCGACTCGTTGGATCGACCAGACGCGCTCGACAGTTAG